The region gggaggaaaaataaaggtgATAAAACATCTTTCTTCTATTTGTCTACATGCAGGAGCAACCCAACACTTGGGTATTCTAACCAGTGGTCTCTTGGTTGATTTTGGAGGTGACTttgaaaatgaaaccaaaactCAGCTCTTAGTATGTTAGTTCCCACACCACAGCTATCTTTAGGAccaagagacaggaaggaggcagTGAACCCAACACTCAATCTGCATTCTAATCCTAGGTTTATTCAACACAATCCTTTAACTCTACTCAACAAAATGCTACAAAGTTACAAAAAAACTCAGAACAAAATTTATAGTACTGACTGTACAATAAAAGCCAAAAAAGCAATGTACATGTTCCCAAGGCAACCCCAAAGACCACcaagagggtggaggtggggtccGATGACCCTGCAGTCAGCTCTCAACTTGTTCACCAATTTCAGAGAAAGGAGATGTGGGGTGTGAGTGTATGAGTACATGTGAAAACAGAACCATTTACAGCAACTAATGGGATGTTTGACCCTAGAGGTCAGGACTCGAGCAGGGCCAGGTTAATAGGAATGGCAGCTGCACAAAAGCATGCCCTTTCCTGAAGGATCCTCAGGCTACTAGACTGACCCTAGGTCATCAGCGGAATGGAAAATTATGCTCCCAGGCTGGGGTGATACTGCCAGCTGGAACCTTGCTTATTCTTGCTGGCTTAGCCACTGAACTGACTCTCAGGGACTGGAAACATGGGAACTTTCTAGCCAGGAAATGAGGGCATCTTCATAGGCACAACGCCAACCCAACAACAGTTCTGCAGCTGAACATGGCCTTCAGTGGAAAACGTCTCAATGCTGCCTTTGAAGCCTGCCCCTGAGTGAGGATTTGTTCCCTACTGGCTAGAAAAGAGACAGAACTGAGTTGGATGGGCTATAAGTTATGGGGCAGAGCTTCGGTGGCTTGCTTATCGGGAGGAATTGGAGCTGGAGCGGCTCcggtggcggcggcggccgggGGAGCGGGATCGCCGACGCACGGGGGACCTGCGCCGTGGGGAGCGTGACctatgggaagaagaaaaaacacatcaGACACTGAAGCACACGCCATGGAAGCAGCTCTACATCACGGATTGCAGGGATAAAGCTAGCTCCTTCCTGGAACAATCCTGTAGTTTCCTGGTTCAGCACTCTGTCAGGATAGCTCCCTTTGGATGGCACTGACACAGAGCCCTCAGAAACAAAATGGATGTTCTGGAGTTCTGGTACAACCAGCAGGACCACACCTTCTGCTGGCCCCCTACTCCAGCAGttgcccttctcttcctttccccagcTGTAATGAACACGAGCTCTGAAGGCCTCCCCGTGCCAGCACTGCCATCATGGCGTGTGCGCGCATGCGAGCACATGGGGCTGAATTAAGATCCCAAAGCCATCACTGTCACATTGTGttgtaaataaaacaaacccaaactGGCCCTAGTCAGCAAGTCCCCTGTGAGACTCCAAACTGACTCACCTTCTCCTCATCCGTGGGGGAGACCGACGCCACATGGGAGGTGGTGGCAGCATTCTCCTGGGAGGGCTGAATCGCCTGGGAGGTGGCCTAGGCCAGGGGGCCAGCACAGCGGTGGCAGTGATTTCCTGGCCATCAATTTGTCCTGTTGAAAAAAGATCAAGTGACCTCAACCTTGATGCACTGGGATTGCCTCTCAGACAAAGTGCCATCCAAGTCGACACCCAAAGAACATGTTGGTATCTGCTAAAGTGACGGGAAGATTTGTGCCCTGGCCCTGAGCTGGACCGTGACACTAACACTTGAGCTTCCTTCTCAAGAACAATGGGAAGGGGACAGGCAAGAGCAGGGAGACCCACTAGGGGGTATCACAAGAACTGAGATAGGATAAAACCCATCTCAAGGGATGGGATGTCAAATCACCAGAACTAGGTGACAGATTGGATGGGGAACTGGGGAAGGGAAAGTGATCAGCACCAGATTTTGGATCAGCTATGATCTCCTGAGATGTGGAGTTCAGGAGGAAgaacacctcaagggtgggtggaCAAAATGAAATCAGGTTTAGGAGACGCCAAGTTTGTCGTATGAGTTTGGAAAATGTCCCAGAGAGGCAGCTCAGGAAGAAGGCCAGAGAAGCCAGCAGGGCTTCAGTGAGACAAGACCAAAGAAAACTGAGACACGTACCCAGGAACCCCAGGGAAGCATACATCCCAACTTTAGCCTAGGGACTGCTCTGGGGACCAAGCACAGCCCCCTGTGTGTCCCCAAAGGGTAGAGGGCTCTTTGATCTTCTCAGCTCCTATGTTCAAGGAAATTTCAAAGGTACTGAAGGGACAACTGAGGCACGAGGGCACATGTTCAGAAGAGACTCAAAAGGCCTAAGTATCTGCAGCCTAAGCTGGCCCTGTATCATTGCCAAAGCACACCCCAGTTACGGAACTCATGGCACCAGTTATAAAACAACAGAGATGAATCCATCTTCTGGCCAGCTGCCAGTAGAGGTCAGGCCTTTTCACTTTCCCTCTGGAGACAATGTGGAGTCGCTCCATTTGATGGTGCAGAGCACAATATGGGGACACACACAAGCCCACCAGAATCTCAAGAAAACGTGGAATGTTTATAATCTGGTACACCTGGAATATGTCCAAATCTTCTAAATTTTCAGCAAGTGCTTGGACTCCATGAAACATGACTGACAATCTCTACTCCTAAAACAAAAGTGTGATTCACAAAGCCAAAACCTGATGTGTTTTACAGTGATGCACTGGAGTCTATCCTAAACTTCCCAAAACAGTTCAGATGGATATAAATAGATTGAAACACAGTTAGCTAAATATGAAGGAAAATTTTCTAGTATATAAACTCTACCAAGGCTCAAGGGCAACTATCTACTGTTAGGCTATTTATCAAGTGTATAATGAGACCTTCGAGGATGCTGAGGTTCTGGGGTGCTCAAATTCTCCTCCCTACTCAGCCTGGCAGTCCACACAGTGCTGTGGGCAGTCCTGGCTCTTGGCCCCAGGAGCCTGGATTACAGCAGCAGTGAGCTGGGGCAAAAACAACTTACACGTTCCTTCAAATGCTGACTTAAAGACAAAACGAATTCTGGCCATCTGGTCCTGGCCGGGCTCActgggttagagcatcgtcctgatttGCCGAGGCTGTGGGCTTGATCCCCCcgaccaataaatgcataaataaatagaataaattgaTGTTCctttcaaatcaattaaaaaaaaatcaatgaacgcATAATTGTCTCTCtcaaataatcaataaaaaaattaaaagaatacaagaagcaaccaatgaatgcataaatagaatatattgatgttcctctcaaaaaaaaaatgaatgcataagtaatgtttttctctgaaataatcaataaaaattaaaagaataaccATGAATGTAAAATACTacttataatatgaaaaaaacccCGCTACCTGAAACTATTCACAAACACTCAAACCATTCTGCCCAATACTAAACAGGTACAAATGTCACCATAAACAGCTTTTAGGAAATGGGTAAAATttgtgaattcagcaaaataatcCTAAAAATGCTAAAATGTCAGCAAAAACAGAAAACGACTCTCAGAGAGGATTAAAGGAAACATTCCCAAATAAAAGCCAAATGGCTCCATTATGTTCATAATATCCTTTGTTCAAAGAATTCAATCCTTAAAACTTTTAACagaatgaaaattctttttttaaaaaaagattttatttatttttagagagaggggaaggaaatgacaaaaagagggagagaaacatagatgtgtggtcgcctcccgcacacccccaaccagggacctggcctacaacccaggcacgtgcccccaACCACAAGTGCACTGCCTACCAATTGGTTTGCAGgaccgtgctcaatccactgagccacaccagccagggctgaaaattcTTAAAATGCTAGTAATATTCATATctgctgaattttttaaaaaagaataatgttcCATAAAACATGTTTTTGGTAAACACACCCACTGAATAATTATAATCCTGAATGAATGAGCCTCAAGGAGATTTTGATGTGTAGCCAGGCTGGAAATCCATTCTAAAGGTCGCCACAtgtctggctggtgtgactcagtggattgagttctggcctgagAAGCAAGAgatcactggttggattcccagtcagggcacatgcttgggttgcaggccaggtccccagcagggggcgcgtgagaggcaaccacacattgatgcttctttgtccctcctttctcctctaaaaataaaaataaataaaatcttaaaaaaaaaaaaaaaaaaaaagggttccGACATGTGGTTGGTAGCTGGTCTGGGACTGGGACAAAGGGAGTAGAGAGGAGTGCTGGCGGGGCCACCCACCTCCATCCATGTGCTTCAGCGCCTTCTCGGCTTCATCTGGATTCTCAAACTCCACGTATGCATAGCCTTTAGATAGATGGGGGTGCATCCTTTCTACAGGCATGTCAATCATTTTAATCTTCCCATAGGTGGAGAATATCTCCATGATGTGATCCTAAAGGGAAAGAAGGGTCACTCTAATGCTTAAGCACCAGTCACTTGTGTAAGGGTTAAAGAGAATTCACCACATCACCACAACTTTGGCATTTGGGGGTAAATCCCCTAGACACACGTGTACTCCATTAAAAGGAATTAGTCAGTGCGCTACACAAATCATGTATTGTCAGGTAAGTCCTCCAAAGAGCTACATCCAAAGACACCACCCCCTGGTCCACTCGAGAGATTCGGGATTCCTCACCTTGGTCACATTCCTGGTAAGTCTCCCAATGTGTACTTTGgtgggtttgggggaagggctccgccttttcctttccttttcatctcttttggGTGGTTTGGatctgattaaaaaaacacacatacacaccaaaaACAattaatttctgtctttttttttttttttaagttgggatATTAACTGCTAGTATGAATTTTATAGCCCTGACTGAGAAATACTATCAGGACAGAAAGATTCCTTTTTTGGTCTCCTTTTATAGTAACTCAGCAACTTTACAGACACCAGTTTGTAAACTGAAGTTCACAGATAATTCACAGGTTTTGGTGAGAAGCAGTGCTGGAGGGGAACTCACTTGGAGCGGGAACGCCGCCTGTTGTCATGTCTGCGCCGAGAAGGACTTGGAGAGCCGGAGGAGCTGCTGGAGCTAGAGCTGCGGGATGTGCTTGAACTTCCCGAGCGGCTTGATGCAGACGAGGAGCTGGAGCCGCTGCTCGAGCCAGTGCTGGTGCTGGAGCCCGAGCTAGAGGTAGAGCTGGACCGAGACCTGGGGGTGAGATGGAAGGGGTCACAGACAACAACAGGTGGGAGCAGCATTTCGTCACAGCACAGACAAGCCTGCACATGCTCCCCAGAGGAAACAGCTGTCCTCCTATTTCCGAGCGGCACTACTTGCCCCCATGGGGAAACATTTACCACCTCACCCTCAAGCCAAGCTCTAGGTGGGGAAAGAAAATGGCACTCACATCAtgcagtgacaggaaagaaagaacaagctgCTTCCTGCCAACACAGAAGCATTGCCTACTGAAAGGTAAGAGAGGAGCCTGGCAAGTCAGAGCCTGGCAACTTGGCTTGAAAGGTGActactgactgactgactgactgagaCTGGTTTTCAATGGAAAAACAAGTTCTGGGCTAGGGCAATCCAAATACGATTctgaataaaaagtattttagaggaaaatatacCCCAAGATGTCCCATTCCTTAACATCTCAAGGAAAGAAACGACACAAACACCAgctcctatatatatatatgtaaccaCAGCAAACCCAAACCAGTCTGCCACAATTAGAATCCTGATTAAAAATCTGAGAGTGTTT is a window of Desmodus rotundus isolate HL8 chromosome 1, HLdesRot8A.1, whole genome shotgun sequence DNA encoding:
- the RNPS1 gene encoding RNA-binding protein with serine-rich domain 1 isoform X2, producing MAPSPTKRKDRSDEKSKDRSKDKGVTKESSEKDRGRDKTRKRRSASSGSSSTRSRSSSTSSSGSSTSTGSSSGSSSSSASSRSGSSSTSRSSSSSSSSGSPSPSRRRHDNRRRSRSKSKPPKRDEKERKRRSPSPKPTKVHIGRLTRNVTKDHIMEIFSTYGKIKMIDMPVERMHPHLSKGYAYVEFENPDEAEKALKHMDGGQIDGQEITATAVLAPWPRPPPRRFSPPRRMLPPPPMWRRSPPRMRRRSRSPRRRSPVRRRSRSPGRRRHRSRSSSNSSR
- the RNPS1 gene encoding RNA-binding protein with serine-rich domain 1 isoform X1; translation: MDLSGVKKKSLLGVKENNKKSSTRAPSPTKRKDRSDEKSKDRSKDKGVTKESSEKDRGRDKTRKRRSASSGSSSTRSRSSSTSSSGSSTSTGSSSGSSSSSASSRSGSSSTSRSSSSSSSSGSPSPSRRRHDNRRRSRSKSKPPKRDEKERKRRSPSPKPTKVHIGRLTRNVTKDHIMEIFSTYGKIKMIDMPVERMHPHLSKGYAYVEFENPDEAEKALKHMDGGQIDGQEITATAVLAPWPRPPPRRFSPPRRMLPPPPMWRRSPPRMRRRSRSPRRRSPVRRRSRSPGRRRHRSRSSSNSSR